In the genome of Mycosarcoma maydis chromosome 21, whole genome shotgun sequence, one region contains:
- a CDS encoding exosome nuclease subunit RRP6 (related to RRP6 - Exonuclease component of the nuclear exosome) codes for MVATSKRSAASTQSCTTAPRLASSCSSASVASTPEPAASTLPDPKTHLSSYLEKLQSALQPLTRNAAAIPNHGDLAFHRSMDRKLAKKLDSESDRVLHSISQLVGWIASDPRAPTIPLANRAASSSNSSSHSTNSRNPSVDVNLHLADVTTNQSFASNLGELVDHLLESADTCLDEYTGKLAPRKLGSAAEENAASGNAAGEIGTSSRLQAMTAVQNGKALPKTGNLPSWVLNAPISPPQRHFTRKPDNSADSIWLPHLKYGKPNAKVALGHVHPPRFNADGTPIPRGPRRGMYCAEGDPLDNPYHHEIMHADPPSHALSKPDPVAKDNPPPALNEKDPWLSTDACPFQWVSTKQQIEQLRDHLDEPRVNEIAIDLEHHSYRTYQGIVCLMQLSTRWGDWIIDTLSDDVRQHAELLNSSFTNPDKVKVLHGANHDVLWLQRDLGLYLVNLFDTYHATNVLMFPSHGLNYLMARYCNFDADKRYQLADWRIRPLPKEMLYYARSDTHTLLFIYDNLRHELMEAGGIDAIRQVFIRSKQVATATYAKEQWDTDGETREGWRTVWRKWGGEAALGTEHRKEVSQMKKEERLVRALHRWRDTVAREEDESPRYILGANNLMMLAARAPTTKQGVLACIPPNATGLKKRIDELASLIMAEVADWQKDQQARRDESKQRLSAALLNSDNKHGELDQEMDAGEAIRRDAVVKPVTNQQDTTKTSNVGTLPSISAWSRVTGADEQVDVSVWSDATTTGGSASDRRAVASRFGGAVRSLASNLFGRSNASATRAAAAVSHSNLSSSSSKLFGTSAPLIRDRDTCSTAQVDSVKAGFIGQVEVFLGNPVSSVPERGDIMMQPDSVAFVPSGDRATCTARVNAFCSTEASQRAPTPAEAADDDDDDGSSEKDDYIIVSTTANSKKSKNKPNSSACKPESTAPSKKELKKKRKAEEAAGALATDSTTSAHTKKRKGKFQGEFDFSSTRDALQAAASETKQHGASPSNKQSGSSSKRDGSKPRTKDHDAAVFRQPRDRARRKTGMGSTM; via the coding sequence ATGGTGGCCACCTCAAAGAGGTCTGCAGCCTCTACTCAATCTTGCACCACTGCGCCTCGTCTTGcttcgtcttgctcttcaGCTTCCGTCGCTTCAACACCAGAACCAGCAGCATCTACGCTACCTGATCCAAAGACCCACCTTTCATCCTACCTTGAAAAGCTGCAGTCGGCCCTGCAACCACTCACGCGCAATGCAGCCGCTATCCCCAACCACGGTGACCTTGCCTTTCATCGAAGTATGGAtcgcaagctcgccaaaAAGCTCGACAGCGAGTCAGATCGAGTGCTCCACTCTATCTCACAGCTTGTAGGCTGGATCGCCTCAGATCCACGTGCCCCCACGATCCCTCTCGCAAATCGAgccgcttccagctccaACTCGAGCTCCCATTCGACTAACAGCCGCAACCCCAGTGTCGACGTCAACTTGCACCTTGCAGATGTTACCACCAACCAAAGCTTTGCGTCCAACCTCGGAGAGCTCGTGGATCATCTTCTGGAAAGTGCCGACACATGTCTCGACGAGTACACGGGCAAGCTTGCGCCACGCAAACTtggatcagcagcagaagagaaTGCAGCCAGTGGCAACGCAGCTGGAGAAATCGGTACATCTAGTCGATTGCAAGCCATGACAGCCGTACAGAATGGCAAAGCGTTACCCAAGACCGGGAATCTTCCATCTTGGGTCTTGAATGCGCCCATCTCGCCACCGCAGAGACATTTCACCAGGAAACCGGATAACTCAGCAGATTCCATCTGGCTGCCCCACTTGAAGTATGGAAAGCCCAACGCAAAAGTTGCTCTTGGACACGTGCACCCGCCTCGCTTCAACGCGGATGGTACACCTATCCCGCGCGGTCCAAGAAGAGGCATGTACTGCGCCGAAGGTGATCCGCTCGATAATCCTTACCATCACGAGATCATGCACGCAGACCCGCCATCACATGCTCTCTCCAAACCCGACCCAGTCGCAAAAGACAATCCACCTCCCGCTCTCAATGAGAAAGACCCTTGGCTGTCAACAGACGCATGTCCCTTCCAATGGGTCTCGACCAAACAGCAGATCGAACAGCTTCGCGATCATCTCGATGAGCCACGCGTCAACGAGATTgccatcgatctcgaacaCCACTCGTACCGCACCTATCAGGGAATTGTTTGCTTGATGCAGCTATCCACCCGTTGGGGTGACTGGATCATTGACACTCTGTCCGACGACGTACGTCAgcatgccgagcttctcaACTCGTCCTTCACCAACCCGGACAAGGTGAAAGTGCTCCACGGTGCCAACCACGACGTTCTCTGGCTGCAACGCGATCTCGGACTGTACCTTGTCAACCTGTTCGATACGTACCACGCCACCAACGTACTCATGTTCCCCAGTCACGGTCTCAACTATCTCATGGCGAGGTACTGCAACTTTGACGCGGACAAACGATACCAGCTGGCAGATTGGAGGATTCGTCCTCTCCCCAAAGAGATGCTCTACTATGCACGCAGCGATACGCACACGTTGCTGTTCATCTACGACAATCTGCGTCACGAGCTCATGGAAGCTGGAGGAATCGATGCGATCCGACAAGTTTTCATCCGGAGCAAACAGGTCGCCACGGCAACGTATGCTAAGGAACAGTGGGATACCGACGGTGAGACCAGAGAAGGCTGGCGTACCGTATGGCGCAAGTGGGGTGGTGAGGCTGCGTTGGGTACCGAGCACAGAAAAGAGGTGAGTCAGAtgaagaaggaggagcgTCTGGTGAGGGCATTGCATAGATGGAGAGATACCGTGGCCAGGGAGGAGGATGAATCGCCCAGGTACATCTTGGGTGCCAACAACCTGATGATGCTCGCTGCGCGCGCACCTACCACAAAACAAGGTGTGCTGGCATGTATCCCACCCAACGCTACCGGCTTGAAAAAGAGGATTGATGAGCTTGCCAGCTTGATCATGGCTGAGGTTGCGGATTGGCAGAAGgatcagcaagcacgccgcgacgagagcaagcagagGTTGTCCGCTGCTTTGCTCAATAGCGACAACAAGcatggcgagctcgaccaagaGATGGACGCGGGAGAGGCTATTCGGCGAGATGCCGTTGTTAAGCCAGTTACCAACCAGCAAGAtacgaccaagacgagcaacgTTGGAACTCTGCCGAGCATCTCGGCATGGAGCCGTGTCACAGGTGCCGATGAACAGGTCGACGTCTCGGTCTGGTCGGATGCTACCACCACTGGGGGATCTGCATCGGACCGGCGTGCTGTAGCGAGTCGCTTTGGTGGCGCCGTCAGATCGTTGGCATCCAACCTGTTTGGTCGATCTAACGCGTCTGCCactcgcgctgctgccgcggTCTCGCACTCGAACCtaagctcgagctcttcgaaaCTGTTTGGCACGTCTGCGCCGTTGatccgagatcgagataCGTGTTCAACGGCGCAAGTTGACTCGGTCAAGGCAGGTTTCATTGGTCAAGTCGAGGTGTTTCTTGGCAATCCGGTTTCGTCTGTGCCTGAGCGCGGCGATATCATGATGCAACCCGACAGCGTGGCGTTTGTACCGTCGGGCGATCGCGCGACATGCACTGCACGCGTCAACGCTTTCTGCTCAACAGAAGCATCACAGCGCGCACCGACGCctgccgaagcagcagacgacgacgatgacgacggaTCATCGGAAAAAGATGACTACATCATTGTCTCGACCACGGCCAACTCGAAGAAAAGCAAGAACAAGCCGAATTCGAGCGCTTGCAAGCCAGAATCCACTGCACCGTCCAAGAaagagctcaagaagaaaCGCAAGgccgaagaagcagcaggtgcaTTAGCGACCGACTCGACCACGTCTGCACACAccaagaagaggaaggGCAAGTTCCAAGGCGAGTTTGATTTCTCTAGCACTCGCGACGCTTTGCAAGcggcggcgagcgagaccaagcagcatggtgcatcgccaagcaacaagcaaagtggctcgagcagcaaacgcGATGGTAGCAAACCGCGGACCAAGGATCATGATGCGGCTGTGTTTAGACAACCCAGGGACAGGGCTCGACGCAAGACGGGGATGGGCAGCACTATGTAA
- a CDS encoding mitochondrial 37S ribosomal protein uS11m (related to ribosomal protein YmS18, mitochondrial), giving the protein MLRGLTRQVQRASALRSVAHEAASFRQQQRLVQPSGSVVRTLATSTRALNSAKDTSASTQRTESQAPQASEEPTSEPAPAGSSHVSDALHPELSSQSDAEASISTTSAGRPAASTNLDDILGSVSAVSSLPGSEPTGSTESSTSSFRERSSPIVRGSGASRYSPTLFSSTSAQPHRLFINSSRNNTILTLTSPSGDPLASASGGSVGFKKSARSGYEAGYRAAFAMFGKINEFKDAWRMQHVEVLWNGFGQGREAVFRALLAGEGQATKELISKMTDKTPIKIGGVRPKKRRML; this is encoded by the coding sequence ATGCTTCGAGGATTGACAAGACAAGTGCAACGGGCGTCGGCGCTGCGTAGCGTCGCACACGAAGCAGCATCGTTTCGACAGCAACAGAGGCTCGTACAACCCTCCGGCTCGGTAGTGCGTACGTTGGCAACATCAACACGCGCCTTGAACAGCGCAAAGGACACATCAGCATCCACACAGCGAACCGAGTCGCAAGCTCCGCAAGCTTCGGAAGAGCCTACCTCTGAGCCTGCCCCGgccggcagcagccatgTTTCTGACGCTCTTCATCCGGAGCTTTCTTCGCAATCCGATGCCGAGGCTTCCATTTCTACCACGAGTGCTGGTAGACCTGCTGCATCAACCAATCTGGACGACATTCTAGGCTCTGTCTCTGCTGTTTCGTCGCTTCCTGGCTCGGAACCAACCGGCTCGACCGAgtcgtcgacatcgtcTTTCCGGGAACGATCGTCACCTATCGTTCGTGGCTCCGGAGCTTCTCGCTACTCGCCCACGCTCTTCTCGTCTACGTCGGCACAACCTCACCGTCTGTTCATCAACTCTTCGCGCAACAACACTATCCTCACGCTCACCTCGCCGTCGGGCGACCCGCTGGCGTCCGCCTCGGGTGGGAGTGTGGGCTTCAAGAAATCGGCACGCTCGGGTTACGAAGCGGGCTATCGCGCCGCGTTCGCCATGTTTGGCAAAATCAACGAGTTCAAAGACGCTTGGAGGATGCAACACGTCGAAGTACTGTGGAACGGGTTTGGCCAAGGAAGGGAGGCTGTCTTCCGAGCTTTGTTGGCAGGAGAAGGTCAAGCAACCAAGGAACTCATCAGCAAGATGACCGATAAGACACCGATAAAGATCGGTGGTGTGAGACCCAAGAAGCGTAGGATGTTGTAG
- a CDS encoding Golgi transport complex subunit COG6 (related to conserved oligomeric Golgi complex component 6) gives MAAVQPSRGSSQPGPSRLDGSGPSSTQASTRPLAARVRSVLLHAPRDSNNICKALDTLAHMYPAASTQSTLTDHQIFSGSSGANTSAASTTAPLRLVDTARARRDLDSDVRQRMLTATEDIISVLRTVDHGLVRLSNDVAAMHSSCDAVQHKLTAAHDSSRYLVEHAEGLESQRAAALTQLQVAKLFLSRFTLSEQERASIDSREVRVSNHLFHAMDKLERIRSECQVLLQGSESIPSGANSASSMSAAASVGGGTRAGMDIMSSTAQDLDHAYQKLYKWCSFEFRQPVKEGLEVSPSLREATHRLKHARHDLLRSALSTLVQTRSSILANAFMAALTMGAGPPTYLPGPIELHAHDPIRYVGDMLAWIHQTVASEREFLTSLFNEKEGEGGRRIGQKRRGLEGSLDLTGADPESLQLGPGEALVREVLNSNLDGCCRPLRLRIQQTLCSQEGSVSSYRLAHLVHFYRSTMQKTIGSRATLSRTLGELSDLAVSAFAETVERQSRGIDRYDGLPEPDLSLPPPLVATIGTLKELTGEFSRSLAEDAPWSPSQAETEAPGTMPTEESTAASLSNFDFVLIKLVDPLVSMVRRLAALHIAKRPRSRTEATARWESLLFTCNCLEALTSTLDTYSFAQWKAGQMRSTFETTLAEVTNLHSQQLLDRAGLSSVLTAMAGQNDGSVALSSVTGATQAEMNRALTRFDQCLTQDDLLSPKGLEALASPTARQTVHITALQRLTESYARLVEAIESPQNGYESTKQMIKRRPEAVAILLGL, from the coding sequence ATGGCGGCAGTACAGCCGAGTCGTGGCTCGTCTCAACCTGGGCCATCCAGGCTAGACGGTTCTGGCCCTTCGTCAACACAAGCTTCCACACGACCGCTTGCAGCCCGGGTCCGCTCCGTCTTACTACATGCTCCACGCGATTCCAACAACATCTGCAAAGCACTCGACACGCTCGCGCACATGTACCCTGCCGCATCCACTCAATCCACTCTTACCGATCATCAAATCTTCTCTGGCAGCTCAGGCGCAAACACGTCAGCTGCGTCAACCACGGCGCCTCTCCGACTCGTTGATACTGCGCGAGCCAGGCGCGATCTCGACAGTGATGTCCGACAACGCATGCTCACTGCCACTGAAGACATCATCTCTGTGCTTCGGACCGTCGACCACGGTCTGGTTCGGCTCTCAAACGATGTAGCCGCAATGCATTCCTCGTGCGATGCTGTCCAGCACAAGCTCACTGCAGCACATGATTCCAGCCGTtacctcgtcgagcatgcAGAAGGTCTTGAAAGCCAAAGAGCTGCCGCACTCACCCAGCTTCAAGTTGCCAAGCTCTTTCTCTCGCGTTTCACCCTATCCGAGCAGGAACGTGCATCCATTGACTCGAGAGAGGTTCGCGTCAGCAACCATCTTTTCCACGCCAtggacaagctcgagcggATTCGTAGCGAGTGTCAGGTGCTCTTGCAAGGCTCCGAGTCCATCCCGTCGGGCGCCAATTCCGCCAGCTCAATGTCAGCGGCTGCTAGTGTAGGTGGAGGCACGCGCGCCGGTATGGACATTATGTCATCAACAGCTCAAGATCTGGATCACGCCTACCAGAAGTTGTACAAGTGGTGCTCGTTCGAGTTCAGACAACCCGTCAAAGAAGGATTGGAAGTCTCGCCCAGTCTGAGAGAAGCGACACATCGGCTCAAGCACGCGCGCCACGATCTGCTTCGCTCGGCACTTAGCACGCTTGTCCAAACGCGTAGCTCCATCCTCGCCAACGCTTTCATGGCTGCGCTCACCATGGGTGCAGGTCCGCCCACTTACCTTCCCGGTCCCATCGAGTTGCACGCACACGATCCGATACGATACGTCGGCGACATGCTCGCCTGGATTCATCAGACGGTTGCATCCGAGCGCGAATTCctcacctcgctcttcAACGAAAAGGAAGGAGAAGGCGGTCGACGCATCGGTCAAAAACGGCGTGGCTTAGAAGGCTCGTTGGATCTCACCGGAGCTGATCCAGAATCGTTGCAGCTAGGTCCTGGAGAGGCACTGGTGCGCGAAGTGTTGAATTCCAACCTTGACGGCTGCTGTCGCCCACTGCGACTTCGTATCCAGCAAACGCTTTGTTCGCAGGAAGGCAGTGTCTCGTCGTACCGGCTTGCGCATCTGGTGCACTTCTACCGCTCTACCATGCAAAAGACGATCGGTTCGCGTGCTACTTTGAGTCGGACGCTGGGCGAGCTCTCAGATCTCGCAGTCAGCGCTTTCGCCGAAACGGTCGAACGGCAGAGTAGAGGTATCGACCGGTATGACGGTCTACCCGAACCTGATCTCAGCCTCCCGCCACCGCTTGTGGCCACGATTGGAACGTTGAAAGAACTCACTGGCGAGTTCTCCCGATCTCTTGCCGAAGATGCACCTTGGAGTCCATCGCAGGCCGAGACAGAAGCACCAGGAACCATGCCGACAGAAGAATCCACCGCGGCATCGCTTTCCAACTTTGACTTTGTGCTCATCAAACTCGTTGACCCGCTGGTGAGCATGGTCCGACGCTTGGCAGCGCTTCACATTGCTAAACGGCCTCGATCGCGAACCGAAGCAACAGCCAGATGGGAGTCTCTGCTGTTCACATGCAACTGTCTCGAGGCGTTAACGTCGACACTCGATACGTATTCGTTTGCGCAGTGGAAAGCTGGCCAGATGCGATCTACGTTTGAAACAACACTGGCCGAGGTGACTAATTTGCATTCACAACAGTtgctcgatcgagccgGACTGTCGTCGGTACTCACAGCCATGGCTGGACAGAATGATGGCAGCGTtgccttgtcgagcgtaACGGGAGCAACACAGGCCGAAATGAATCGAGCACTGACACGCTTCGACCAGTGTTTGACGCAAGACGATCTGCTTTCGCCTAAAGGATTAGAGGCTCTGGCAAGTCCAACAGCGCGACAAACGGTGCACATCACGGCACTGCAGCGTCTCACCGAATCGTATGCTCGGTTggtcgaggcgatcgaaTCGCCGCAGAATGGATACGAGAGCACAAAACAGATGATCAAACGGCGTCCTGAAGCAGTGGCGATCTTGTTGGGACTGTAA
- a CDS encoding ribonuclease H2 catalytic subunit RNH201 (related to 35 kDa ribonuclease H), whose amino-acid sequence MPPKRKAFANHAQSKSNKASRLAHDDNVDDDDIMAIQEHETAPSLAAMPPPPIPSEPVAPILQSYTYASPIPSECSKIDPCNPSIKVPCVLGVDEAGRGPVLGPLVYGIAYCPVSYQDDLKQIGFADSKALTAERRDSLLSALIDQNSHLGWAVRVMSPQDISAGMLRRRPINLNAQSSQATVSLIAGVLESGVDLTEIYVDTVGDPKSYSKLLSSYFPRHSHIKWTVTSKADAIYPIVGAASIAAKVTRDRCVDAWRYAEQQQQRLPALPTDAAKPHQAKVLVDATNQPSCSPDASNESKKPNAESPSQPDLALSSDTDHVWSNLGALGSGYPADPNTVAFLKRTLDPVFGWPGLVRFSWATAKTMLEEKVKPVTAHSAKSVLQAALPPLSRGKRLTRSLSSTCSLASDISAATPDSQPQTSQFVTSPTRAVSIYGTILPQPAIPGGMATRGYKVKWIDEPVSISKFFASTSGGAKKANAAATAASSATAVTQQDDAFKVSPLQTAVNAWLKTEAQKATATAAHRGQVQINVTRLTKDLGLVGANACFCL is encoded by the coding sequence ATGCCGCCCAAGAGGAAAGCTTTTGCTAACCATGCACAGAGCAAAAGCAACAAGGCATCACGCCTTGCTCACGATGACAACgtggacgatgacgataTCATGGCAATCCAAGAGCACGAGACTGCTCCTTCATTGGCGGCGATGCCTCCCCCACCTATCCCGTCTGAGCCCGTGGCTCCAATCTTGCAATCCTACACATACGCCTCACCAATCCCATCCGAATGCAGCAAGATTGACCCTTGCAACCCCAGCATCAAAGTGCCCTGCGTTTTGGGTGTCGACGAAGCAGGTCGAGGTCCCGTGCTTGGCCCTCTGGTGTACGGTATCGCCTACTGTCCCGTATCTTACCAAGACGATCTCAAACAAATAGGTTTCGCAGATTCTAAAGCGCTTACCGCCGAACGTAGAGATTCTCTGCTCTCGGCTCTCATCGACCAGAACTCTCACCTTGGATGGGCAGTTCGCGTCATGTCACCCCAAGACATTTCTGCCGGCatgcttcgtcgtcgacccATCAACCTCAATGCACAGTCCAGTCAAGCCACTGTTTCGCTCATTGCCGGCGTGCTCGAGAGTGGCGTCGATCTCACCGAGATCTACGTGGATACCGTCGGAGATCCAAAGAGCTACTCGAAGCTGTTGAGCTCGTATTTCCCAAGGCATTCGCATATAAAGTGGACAGTGAcgagcaaagcagatgCCATCTATCCCATCGTAGGTGCCGCCAGTATCGCAGCCAAAGTGACCAGAGACCGCTGCGTTGACGCATGGAGGTacgccgagcagcaacagcaaagACTGCCTGCGCTGCCCACTGACGCCGCTAAACCTCATCAGGCCAAAGTGTTGGTCGACGCCACCAACCAGCCATCTTGCTCCCCTGACGCGTCCAACGAATCCAAGAAACCCAACGCAGAATCCCCATCTCAGCCCGATCTGGCGCTCTCCAGCGACACTGACCATGTGTGGTCCAACTTGGGCGCGCTCGGCAGCGGCTATCCAGCGGATCCCAACACGGTCGCCTTTCTCAAACGCACTCTCGATCCCGTGTTCGGTTGGCCTGGCTTGGTGCGCTTCAGTTGGGCCACTGCAAAAACCATGCTAGAAGAAAAAGTCAAGCCTGTCACTGCCCACTCTGCCAAATCTGTCCTCCAGGCCGCGCTTCCACCTTTAAGCCGAGGTAAGCGTCTCACGCGCTCGCTTTCGAGCACTTGCTCTCTCGCCTCTGACATTTCTGCAGCGACGCCCGACTCGCAACCCCAAACCTCGCAATTCGTCACATCACCAACGCGTGCGGTCAGCATCTACGGCACAATTCTTCCACAACCTGCCATCCCGGGTGGCATGGCAACTCGAGGCTACAAGGTGAAATGGATCGACGAGCCTGTCTCCATCTCGAAATTCTTCGCTTCCACCAGCGGTGGTGCCAAAAAGGCAAACGCCGCCGCCACTGCTGCATCATCTGCAACAGCAGTAACGCAGCAGGACGATGCGTTCAAAGTATCGCCTTTGCAAACCGCTGTCAATGCCTGGTTGAAAACCGAAGCGCAGAAAGCTACCGCTACCGCTGCGCATCGTGGTCAAGTTCAGATCAACGTGACCAGGCTCACCAAGGATTTGGGCTTGGTCGGCGCAAACGCATGTTTCTGCCTCTAA